The Rhizobium etli 8C-3 genome has a segment encoding these proteins:
- a CDS encoding xanthine dehydrogenase family protein molybdopterin-binding subunit — protein sequence MTVQHISTTRRAFLAGSGLVIGFALAPGMPALAAVSGVQAGGEDALATLNTFVRIGTDDTVTILSKHIEFGQGPFTGLATLVAEELDADWGQMRAVHSPADDKVFANLAFGVQGTGGSSSIANSYEQLRKAGATARAMLVAAAADEWKVAAGEITVEKGRIRHSATGKESGFGALASKAAAMTPPAEVSLKDPEKFVLIGQELPKLDTVSKTNGTAIFTLDVIPDNLLVAVVAHPDHFGATVKSFDASEARKVTGVIDVKQMPQGVAVYAENTYAALKGRSLLKVDWDLSAAETRSSEELAADYAKMARENGLSAASKGDVDRAFAGEGLETLEAELVFPFLAHAPMEPLDAVFIKAPDGSLDVYTGAQFPGMDKTVAAKTVGLDPSKVRINTQITGGSFGRRAQFGSPYMQEAAAVFAATDQSRPVKHMWTREDDIRGGYYRPMYLHRMRGAIDKSGQIVAWDQTIVGQSILGKADLDETSVEGASNLPYNVANLRVRSHNVKLAVPPLWWRSVGHTHTGFAVETFLDELFQKIGKDPVEGRLALLTEDPRYADVLKRAAEIADWGAKTAEGRQRGVAVVKSFGTYVGQIVEISVGSDGTPRVHKVWCAVDCGVAINPNVVKAQMEGGIGYGLGAVLFDAVTLGKGGAIVQSNFHDYRSIRINEMPDVEVAVIKSAEAPTGVGEPGVPPVGPAVANAWRRLTGSPVRSLPIVSVATS from the coding sequence ATGACAGTGCAGCATATTTCCACGACGCGCCGGGCGTTTCTTGCCGGCAGCGGTCTGGTCATCGGTTTTGCGCTGGCGCCGGGGATGCCTGCCCTTGCGGCCGTGAGCGGTGTTCAGGCCGGCGGCGAAGATGCGCTTGCGACGCTCAACACCTTCGTCAGGATCGGTACCGACGACACGGTGACGATCCTCTCCAAGCATATCGAGTTCGGCCAGGGACCGTTTACCGGCCTTGCGACATTGGTCGCGGAAGAACTCGATGCAGATTGGGGGCAGATGCGCGCGGTGCACTCGCCGGCGGACGACAAGGTCTTCGCGAACCTCGCTTTCGGGGTGCAGGGCACCGGCGGCTCATCGTCGATTGCCAATTCCTACGAGCAGTTGCGCAAGGCAGGCGCCACGGCCCGCGCCATGCTGGTTGCGGCGGCGGCGGATGAATGGAAGGTTGCGGCAGGTGAAATTACCGTCGAAAAGGGCCGCATCCGCCATTCGGCCACGGGCAAGGAGAGCGGCTTCGGGGCTCTTGCCTCGAAGGCGGCTGCAATGACGCCACCGGCTGAGGTGAGCCTCAAGGACCCGGAGAAGTTCGTGCTGATCGGCCAGGAACTGCCGAAGCTCGACACTGTTTCCAAGACCAACGGCACCGCGATCTTTACGCTGGACGTCATTCCTGACAATCTTCTGGTCGCCGTCGTTGCCCATCCCGATCACTTCGGCGCGACCGTCAAATCCTTTGACGCCAGCGAAGCGCGCAAGGTGACGGGCGTCATCGACGTGAAACAGATGCCTCAAGGCGTGGCCGTCTATGCCGAAAACACCTACGCAGCCCTTAAGGGACGTTCGCTGCTGAAGGTCGACTGGGACCTTTCCGCCGCCGAGACGCGTTCCAGCGAAGAGCTCGCCGCCGATTACGCCAAGATGGCCAGGGAGAATGGCTTGAGCGCCGCCAGCAAGGGCGACGTCGACAGGGCCTTTGCCGGCGAAGGACTTGAAACGCTGGAAGCGGAGCTTGTCTTTCCGTTCCTTGCCCACGCGCCGATGGAGCCGCTTGACGCGGTGTTCATCAAGGCGCCAGACGGCAGCCTCGACGTCTATACCGGGGCGCAATTTCCAGGCATGGACAAGACCGTGGCTGCAAAGACCGTCGGTCTGGACCCGTCGAAGGTCAGGATCAATACCCAGATAACGGGCGGCAGTTTCGGGCGCCGGGCACAGTTCGGCTCGCCCTATATGCAGGAGGCGGCCGCCGTCTTTGCGGCAACGGACCAGTCACGCCCGGTCAAGCACATGTGGACGCGCGAGGACGATATCCGCGGCGGCTATTACCGGCCGATGTATCTCCACAGAATGCGCGGTGCGATCGACAAGAGCGGCCAGATCGTGGCCTGGGACCAGACGATCGTCGGCCAGTCGATCCTGGGCAAGGCCGATCTCGACGAGACCTCCGTCGAGGGTGCGTCCAACCTCCCCTACAACGTGGCGAACCTGCGGGTGAGGTCGCACAACGTGAAGCTCGCCGTGCCGCCGCTCTGGTGGCGGTCGGTCGGCCATACCCATACAGGTTTTGCGGTCGAGACTTTCCTCGATGAGCTTTTCCAAAAGATCGGCAAGGACCCCGTCGAGGGCCGTCTCGCGCTATTGACGGAAGATCCGCGTTACGCCGACGTCTTGAAGAGGGCGGCCGAGATCGCCGATTGGGGCGCGAAGACTGCCGAGGGGCGGCAGCGCGGCGTTGCCGTCGTCAAGAGCTTTGGAACCTATGTTGGCCAGATCGTCGAAATCTCCGTCGGCAGCGATGGTACACCGCGTGTGCACAAGGTTTGGTGTGCAGTCGATTGCGGTGTCGCAATCAATCCCAATGTCGTTAAGGCGCAGATGGAAGGCGGTATCGGCTATGGTCTCGGGGCCGTCCTCTTTGACGCTGTGACGCTTGGAAAGGGCGGCGCCATCGTACAGTCGAACTTCCATGACTATCGCTCGATCAGGATCAACGAGATGCCGGATGTAGAAGTGGCGGTGATCAAATCTGCTGAAGCCCCGACGGGTGTCGGAGAGCCGGGAGTTCCGCCTGTCGGCCCCGCTGTTGCCAACGCCTGGCGGCGGTTGACGGGGAGTCCGGTGCGCAGCCTGCCGATCGTCAGCGTCGCGACGAGCTGA
- a CDS encoding Isoquinoline 1-oxidoreductase subunit — protein sequence MKSRLVLACTAGGISLLAALPASFMALAQGAPAADKPSLKPAASFSSIADEKARSVALFEEAGKVIEHPRCLNCHPATDRPLQRMSMQPHEPPVTRGEAGMGVPGMMCNTCHGAENATVVGQSPTLRSIPGNAAWHLAPIEMAWVGKSLGEICQQLKDPARNGGKDLNEIAEHMAHDGLVGWGWSPGEGREPVPGTQAEFGELIRAWVETGAACPVE from the coding sequence ATGAAAAGCAGATTAGTTCTCGCCTGCACCGCAGGCGGCATCTCGCTCCTAGCGGCCCTGCCGGCATCCTTCATGGCGCTCGCGCAAGGCGCGCCTGCCGCGGATAAGCCATCCTTGAAACCGGCTGCTTCCTTCTCATCGATTGCCGATGAAAAGGCCCGATCGGTGGCTTTGTTTGAGGAAGCGGGCAAGGTCATCGAGCATCCGCGCTGTCTCAACTGTCACCCGGCAACGGACCGGCCACTGCAGCGCATGAGCATGCAGCCGCATGAGCCGCCGGTCACGCGCGGCGAGGCCGGCATGGGTGTTCCCGGCATGATGTGCAACACCTGTCACGGCGCCGAAAACGCAACCGTCGTCGGGCAGTCGCCGACGCTGCGGAGCATACCCGGCAATGCGGCCTGGCACCTGGCGCCGATCGAGATGGCCTGGGTCGGCAAATCACTCGGCGAAATCTGTCAGCAGTTAAAGGACCCGGCGCGGAACGGCGGCAAGGACCTGAATGAGATCGCCGAGCACATGGCGCATGACGGCCTCGTCGGATGGGGCTGGAGCCCAGGCGAGGGCCGCGAGCCCGTGCCGGGCACGCAGGCAGAGTTCGGCGAGCTTATCAGGGCCTGGGTGGAAACCGGCGCGGCTTGTCCTGTCGAATAA
- a CDS encoding ABC transporter substrate-binding protein: MNISRRALCGAAVLAATDLLSFHVLATPSAPKIRVGILKFGTVNWELDTIKHHKFDLANGIDVEIVYFAGEDASNVAMLAGDLDIIVSDWLWVSRQRSQGADLTLAPYSTAVGAIMVKDDASIRAIPDLAGKKIGVTGGSLDKSWLLIQGLARRDHKMDLTRESEIVFGAPPLLSEKAVSGELDAVLNFWHFCARLEANGFRRLVGADDAAKALGASGPVSALGYVFHDKWANENPNVTMGFLQASGAAKKLLAQSDAEWQRLAPIVRAEGRELEVLRDRYRQGIPDRPIAEEEKDAAKLYAILAELGGEKLVGGAPQMAPGTFWALKT; this comes from the coding sequence ATGAACATATCGAGGCGCGCGCTTTGCGGAGCAGCCGTTCTGGCTGCGACAGATCTTTTGAGCTTCCATGTCTTGGCCACACCGTCCGCGCCGAAGATCCGGGTCGGAATCTTGAAGTTCGGGACAGTGAATTGGGAACTCGACACCATCAAGCACCACAAGTTTGACTTGGCCAACGGGATCGATGTGGAGATCGTATATTTCGCGGGAGAAGACGCCAGCAACGTCGCCATGTTGGCAGGCGATCTCGACATCATCGTTTCCGATTGGCTGTGGGTTTCGCGCCAGCGTTCGCAGGGTGCGGATCTGACGCTCGCACCTTACTCGACGGCGGTTGGCGCCATCATGGTCAAGGACGATGCGTCCATTCGCGCCATTCCGGACCTTGCAGGAAAGAAAATCGGGGTGACCGGCGGGTCGCTCGACAAGAGCTGGCTCCTGATCCAGGGCCTGGCCCGGCGTGATCACAAGATGGACCTGACCAGAGAAAGCGAGATCGTTTTCGGTGCACCGCCGCTGCTGTCGGAAAAGGCCGTTTCTGGTGAACTCGATGCTGTGTTGAACTTCTGGCATTTCTGTGCCCGCCTGGAGGCAAACGGTTTCCGCCGCCTTGTGGGTGCCGACGATGCCGCTAAGGCGCTCGGCGCATCGGGCCCGGTTTCGGCGCTCGGTTATGTTTTTCATGACAAATGGGCGAACGAAAACCCGAACGTCACAATGGGCTTTCTGCAGGCAAGTGGCGCGGCCAAGAAGCTCCTGGCACAGTCTGACGCAGAATGGCAGCGGCTGGCGCCGATCGTGCGAGCCGAGGGCAGGGAACTCGAGGTACTTCGCGATCGCTACCGCCAGGGCATTCCGGACAGGCCGATCGCAGAGGAGGAGAAAGATGCCGCCAAGCTATACGCAATTCTGGCCGAATTGGGTGGGGAGAAGCTTGTCGGTGGGGCGCCCCAGATGGCTCCGGGAACGTTCTGGGCCTTAAAGACATGA
- a CDS encoding endonuclease/exonuclease/phosphatase family protein, translating to MHAKKDNLPASILASIRNRKKRLEAVLAAAKPRAEGTLIASYNVHKCVGADRRCDPERTSRVIHEIGADVIALQEADTRFGERTGILDLTRLERETGLIPVPVSGMSKAHGWHGNVVLFKKGLVRDVHQIKLPGLEPRGALVAELELENGGELRIIAAHFGLLRHSRARQAQMLVELMADRSEATTVLLGDLNEWRLGDRSSLNTLQSAFEAQPPAVASFPARLPILALDRIMSNRKGVLTNVEAHDTPLARVASDHLPIKAVLDLKRVEELTATA from the coding sequence ATGCATGCCAAAAAGGACAACCTCCCCGCCAGCATTCTCGCCTCGATCCGCAACCGGAAAAAACGGCTGGAGGCCGTGCTGGCTGCGGCAAAGCCGCGGGCCGAAGGTACGTTGATCGCTTCATATAACGTCCATAAATGCGTCGGCGCCGACAGGCGCTGCGATCCCGAGCGGACGAGCCGGGTTATCCACGAAATCGGCGCCGACGTGATCGCCCTGCAGGAGGCCGATACGCGCTTCGGGGAGCGAACCGGGATCCTTGATCTGACGCGCCTGGAGCGCGAGACGGGGCTTATTCCGGTTCCGGTTTCGGGCATGTCGAAGGCACACGGCTGGCACGGCAATGTCGTGCTCTTCAAGAAGGGGCTGGTGCGCGACGTGCACCAGATCAAATTGCCGGGGCTCGAACCGCGCGGGGCGCTTGTTGCGGAACTCGAACTGGAAAATGGCGGTGAGCTCCGCATCATCGCTGCCCATTTCGGGCTTCTGCGCCATTCGCGGGCGCGCCAGGCGCAGATGCTGGTCGAGCTGATGGCCGATCGAAGCGAAGCGACGACCGTTCTGCTTGGCGACCTCAACGAATGGCGGCTCGGCGACCGTTCCTCGCTCAACACGCTTCAATCCGCTTTTGAGGCCCAGCCCCCCGCCGTCGCAAGCTTTCCGGCGCGCCTGCCGATCTTGGCGCTCGATCGTATCATGTCGAACCGCAAAGGTGTGCTGACGAATGTCGAGGCGCATGATACGCCGCTTGCCCGCGTCGCCTCCGACCACCTTCCGATCAAGGCGGTTCTCGACCTCAAGCGAGTAGAAGAACTGACAGCGACTGCATGA
- the treZ gene encoding malto-oligosyltrehalose trehalohydrolase: MHQVSKAGSVAEGEKGWGPTIRANCVDFRIWAPGQREMALRCGGKDRLMNRSAGGWFELTVPEAKVGDAYAFVLGDGGVVPDPASREQAGDVHGPSLIVEPSYQWLNDDWKGRPWEEAVISEVHIGAFTGEGTFKAAAEKLGHLAKLGFTAIEVMPVAQFSGKRGWGYDGVLHYAPHSAYGTPADFKAFIDAAHGHGLMVLLDVVYNHFGPDGNYLHRYAPEFFRFDRNTPWGAAIDFGQEPVRRYFVENALYWIGEFRLDGLRLDAVEQIYDTSKQHILEQLSAEVGNAFADRAVHLVVEDQRNLVSLLERDGDGRVKTFTAEWNDDFHHVAHIIATGETEGHYRPFASNLWEKTKLAMQHGFVFPDRGTPPEVPKGERVYLPPQAFINFLQNHDQVGNRAFGERLVSIARPDMVEMLAAILILSPQVPFLFMGDEYGETQPFFFFSDYAGELGEIVRKGRAAEAEGFGGLKRGKTPDDLPNPNAVSTFACSKLQWQRCDSDEGIGQKTYLSQLIDLRHNYVVPLLKKPERVASAALESVDGALAIDWTFGTSKLELRANLADTPLAVPAFDGAVIFDRLGSHLVQPGDGKLAAGSVVFAIDPRLIK, translated from the coding sequence ATGCATCAGGTTTCGAAAGCAGGCTCTGTCGCGGAAGGCGAAAAAGGCTGGGGGCCCACGATCAGGGCGAACTGCGTTGATTTCCGCATCTGGGCGCCCGGACAAAGGGAGATGGCACTCCGTTGCGGCGGCAAAGACAGGCTTATGAACCGGTCTGCCGGCGGTTGGTTTGAGCTGACGGTTCCAGAGGCGAAGGTGGGCGACGCATATGCCTTCGTTCTTGGAGATGGCGGTGTCGTGCCCGACCCTGCTTCTCGGGAGCAGGCCGGCGATGTGCACGGTCCGTCGCTGATCGTGGAGCCTTCCTATCAGTGGCTGAATGACGACTGGAAGGGAAGGCCGTGGGAAGAGGCGGTGATCAGCGAAGTCCACATAGGCGCCTTCACAGGGGAGGGCACCTTCAAGGCAGCCGCCGAAAAGCTCGGCCATCTGGCCAAGTTGGGCTTTACGGCAATCGAAGTCATGCCCGTGGCCCAATTTTCAGGCAAGCGCGGATGGGGCTATGACGGTGTCCTGCACTATGCACCGCATTCAGCTTATGGAACGCCGGCCGACTTCAAGGCATTCATCGACGCAGCACATGGCCACGGCCTCATGGTGCTGCTCGATGTCGTCTATAACCATTTCGGCCCGGATGGAAACTACCTGCACAGGTATGCGCCCGAGTTCTTCCGCTTCGATCGCAACACGCCGTGGGGTGCGGCGATCGATTTCGGACAGGAGCCGGTACGCCGCTACTTCGTCGAAAATGCTCTTTACTGGATCGGCGAATTCCGGCTCGATGGCCTACGGCTCGATGCGGTGGAGCAGATTTACGACACGTCGAAGCAGCACATCCTCGAGCAGTTGTCGGCAGAAGTCGGCAACGCCTTTGCCGATCGAGCGGTGCATCTCGTCGTCGAGGATCAGCGCAACCTCGTGAGCCTGCTCGAGCGCGACGGCGACGGAAGGGTCAAGACCTTTACAGCGGAATGGAACGATGACTTCCATCACGTCGCTCACATCATCGCGACCGGCGAGACGGAAGGTCACTATCGGCCCTTTGCATCTAATTTGTGGGAAAAGACAAAGCTCGCGATGCAGCACGGCTTCGTATTTCCAGACCGTGGCACTCCGCCTGAAGTGCCGAAGGGTGAGCGGGTTTATCTCCCGCCGCAGGCCTTCATCAACTTCCTCCAGAACCACGATCAGGTCGGCAACCGTGCCTTCGGCGAGCGCTTGGTCAGCATTGCGCGTCCCGATATGGTCGAAATGCTGGCCGCGATACTGATCCTCTCGCCGCAGGTTCCGTTCCTGTTCATGGGGGATGAATATGGCGAGACGCAGCCGTTTTTCTTCTTCAGCGATTACGCCGGCGAGCTTGGTGAGATTGTCCGCAAAGGGCGGGCGGCGGAAGCGGAAGGTTTCGGCGGCCTGAAGCGAGGCAAGACGCCAGACGATTTGCCGAATCCGAACGCGGTCTCGACTTTTGCATGTTCAAAACTTCAATGGCAGCGTTGCGACAGTGATGAAGGCATAGGCCAGAAAACCTATCTAAGCCAGCTCATCGATCTGCGGCATAACTATGTCGTGCCGTTGTTGAAGAAGCCGGAACGTGTCGCAAGCGCGGCATTGGAAAGCGTCGATGGCGCGCTGGCAATCGACTGGACCTTTGGTACCAGCAAGCTGGAGCTTCGGGCCAACTTGGCCGACACCCCGCTCGCCGTGCCGGCCTTCGACGGTGCGGTAATCTTTGATCGCCTGGGGAGCCACCTTGTTCAGCCGGGGGATGGTAAACTTGCAGCTGGTTCTGTGGTGTTTGCGATCGATCCTCGGCTGATAAAATAG
- the gfa gene encoding S-(hydroxymethyl)glutathione synthase, giving the protein MESAVHIHPAVDQGLKPADPGFAGGTLVCACTDRPVKIRIEGQVAHNHVCGCTKCWKPEGTAFSMVAVVPHDKVTVLENGDKLQVVDPTALIQRHACQQCGVHMYGPVEREHAFQGLDFVHPERFQEQGWAPPEFAAFVSSIIEAGIDPSQMDGIRARLRELGLEPYDCLSPALMDYVATWVARKSGALAS; this is encoded by the coding sequence ATGGAAAGTGCAGTTCATATTCATCCGGCGGTCGACCAGGGATTAAAACCGGCCGACCCCGGCTTTGCCGGTGGCACGCTAGTTTGTGCCTGCACGGACCGGCCGGTCAAGATCAGGATAGAGGGGCAGGTCGCCCACAACCACGTTTGCGGCTGCACCAAATGCTGGAAGCCGGAAGGTACTGCTTTCTCCATGGTCGCGGTCGTCCCACACGACAAGGTGACTGTGCTCGAGAACGGCGACAAGCTGCAGGTGGTCGATCCGACCGCACTGATCCAACGTCACGCTTGCCAGCAATGCGGCGTGCACATGTACGGACCGGTCGAACGAGAGCATGCGTTCCAGGGGCTGGACTTCGTTCACCCCGAGCGGTTCCAGGAACAGGGCTGGGCTCCACCGGAATTTGCAGCCTTTGTTTCCTCCATTATCGAAGCGGGTATCGATCCCAGTCAAATGGACGGAATACGGGCCCGCTTGCGGGAGCTTGGATTGGAGCCCTATGACTGCCTATCGCCAGCCCTTATGGACTATGTCGCCACCTGGGTCGCGAGAAAATCCGGCGCGCTTGCGAGTTGA
- a CDS encoding ABC transporter permease gives MTAGPERESAPVEGRLAGAFSHGLLPAATALVSLLGLCLLWNLVAGIWPSRAFPPPIDVWRVLIKEAASGDLAYHLAMTLSRVAAAYVVAMLVGSVIGVLLGVHRRVDSFFNPWLILFLNLPALVVIVLAYIWFGLTEAAAISAVAINKIPNVVVTMREGARALDPRYAEMAKVYRLSRLDRIRHILMPQLQPYFAAASRSGIALIWKIVLVVELLGRSNGVGFQIYLHFQIFDVAAILAYSLAFVAIMLLIELLLVQPFERHATRWRRRPA, from the coding sequence ATGACAGCAGGACCCGAACGGGAAAGCGCGCCAGTTGAGGGCCGATTGGCGGGTGCCTTTTCTCATGGTCTTCTGCCGGCGGCAACGGCTTTGGTATCCCTTCTCGGATTATGCCTGCTCTGGAACCTCGTGGCGGGAATCTGGCCGAGCCGGGCGTTTCCGCCGCCGATCGACGTCTGGCGTGTGCTGATCAAGGAGGCGGCAAGCGGCGATCTCGCCTATCATCTCGCCATGACGCTGTCCCGGGTCGCTGCCGCCTATGTTGTTGCTATGCTGGTGGGATCCGTCATCGGTGTCTTGCTCGGCGTGCACCGGCGAGTGGATTCTTTCTTCAATCCGTGGCTTATCCTTTTTCTCAATCTTCCGGCATTGGTCGTCATCGTTCTTGCCTACATCTGGTTTGGCCTGACGGAAGCGGCCGCGATCAGCGCTGTGGCGATCAATAAGATACCCAACGTCGTTGTTACCATGCGTGAGGGCGCGCGGGCGCTCGATCCGCGTTACGCCGAAATGGCAAAAGTCTATCGCCTCAGCCGGCTCGACAGGATCCGCCATATTCTGATGCCGCAGCTGCAGCCTTATTTTGCGGCCGCATCGCGATCCGGTATCGCGCTGATCTGGAAGATCGTGCTGGTTGTCGAGTTGCTGGGCCGTTCAAATGGGGTGGGCTTCCAGATCTATTTGCACTTCCAGATCTTCGATGTCGCCGCCATCCTTGCCTATTCGCTGGCTTTCGTTGCCATTATGCTATTGATCGAACTCCTTCTGGTGCAACCATTTGAACGACATGCAACACGCTGGCGCCGCCGCCCCGCTTAA
- a CDS encoding ABC transporter ATP-binding protein, whose translation MQHAGAAAPLKVDIAEKTFLSAEGVTIDALRGLSFEVRQGEFACLLGPSGCGKTTTLRILLGLDQAFYGSYQLPKGGSNRIAAVFQEPVLLPWRTVEQNVRLALPPGTRDMDLDGLFDILGLSSMRSLYPSELSLGLARRAALARAFATEPAILLLDEPFASLDERTADKLRRLLMTVWSVRPTTALMVTHNLREALLLADRVIVLSPRPAHVRGIFDVDVPRQARDVKALDELVSDFGRTFPDAG comes from the coding sequence ATGCAACACGCTGGCGCCGCCGCCCCGCTTAAGGTCGATATCGCCGAGAAGACGTTCCTGTCGGCCGAAGGCGTGACCATTGATGCCCTGCGCGGACTTTCCTTCGAGGTGCGGCAGGGGGAGTTTGCCTGTTTGCTGGGGCCGTCCGGCTGCGGCAAAACCACGACCTTGCGCATTCTGCTGGGGCTCGATCAGGCGTTTTACGGCAGCTATCAGTTGCCCAAGGGCGGTTCCAATCGCATCGCTGCGGTATTCCAGGAGCCCGTGCTTTTGCCTTGGCGAACCGTCGAGCAGAATGTCCGCCTCGCGCTGCCTCCAGGCACGCGGGACATGGACTTGGATGGGCTGTTCGACATTCTGGGCTTATCCTCTATGCGGTCGCTCTATCCTTCAGAACTTTCGCTCGGCCTTGCGCGTCGCGCTGCCCTGGCGCGTGCCTTTGCGACAGAACCTGCGATCCTTTTGCTGGACGAGCCTTTCGCCTCGCTCGACGAACGGACGGCTGACAAATTGCGGCGTCTTTTGATGACGGTGTGGTCGGTGAGGCCCACTACTGCCTTGATGGTGACGCATAATCTTCGAGAAGCGCTTCTGTTGGCAGATCGTGTCATCGTGCTGTCACCGCGGCCGGCCCATGTGCGAGGCATCTTCGATGTCGATGTCCCGCGCCAGGCCCGCGACGTAAAGGCGCTGGACGAACTGGTTTCGGATTTCGGGAGGACGTTTCCGGACGCCGGCTGA
- a CDS encoding (2Fe-2S)-binding protein encodes MVTFTLNGQTKTFDGDPDTPLLWFIRDFEKLTGTKYGCGVAQCGACTVHMDGFTRRSCITPISAAEGSEIFTIEGVEGKEAEVVRAAWVAIDVPQCGYCQSGQIMSAVSLLQNIPKPTDEDIDGAMAGNICRCATYHRIRQAIHNAAAAMEG; translated from the coding sequence ATGGTTACTTTTACGCTCAACGGGCAGACGAAGACATTCGACGGTGACCCGGACACGCCGCTGCTGTGGTTCATCCGCGATTTCGAGAAACTCACCGGAACGAAATACGGCTGCGGCGTGGCGCAATGTGGGGCCTGTACCGTTCATATGGACGGCTTCACGCGCCGTTCCTGCATCACGCCGATCTCGGCTGCCGAGGGCTCGGAAATCTTCACCATCGAAGGCGTGGAGGGCAAGGAGGCCGAGGTCGTAAGGGCGGCCTGGGTTGCCATCGATGTCCCGCAATGCGGATATTGTCAATCCGGCCAGATCATGTCGGCTGTCTCCCTTCTGCAGAACATTCCAAAGCCGACCGACGAAGATATCGACGGTGCGATGGCCGGCAATATCTGTCGATGCGCCACCTATCACCGGATCCGTCAGGCAATCCACAATGCCGCCGCTGCGATGGAGGGTTGA
- a CDS encoding phospholipase D-like domain-containing protein: MFYLISTYWPHFLFVISLGMGTAAAIHAAMTKEEVRAAIGWVGVIILSPIIGAVLYAIAGINRIRRKSLSLRRDALLPAADLDELESFDAEPETIISNYGRRFAALQTLGDRVARYPLTTGNSIDMLETGDDAYTAMKAAIDGAERSVLLETYIFDRDTIGLRIADALIAAAKRGVEVRVLIDAVGARYSVPSILGYLADGGLTVSVFNGNVIMGLRLPYANLRTHRKIIVVDGRVALTGGMNIRQGFSQAMTGDDFARDTHFSVTGSVVADLFDVAAEDWRFTTGEVLNAEAWRIEAPERQPGDPVIMRVVASGPDRSVETNHKMLMGAFSVARQSIRIMSPYFLPDRELISALTTAARRGVEVDIIVPAVNNLVLVDRAMTAQFDQILKNYCRIWRSTGSFSHSKLLTVDGVWTYVGSSNLDPRSLRLNFEVDLEVLNEGFAAEIDEHIDQMLKSAAPVTLESLRSRPFLVRLVEKILWLGSPYL; encoded by the coding sequence ATGTTTTATCTCATATCGACCTATTGGCCGCATTTCCTTTTCGTCATATCTCTTGGCATGGGGACCGCCGCGGCAATCCATGCGGCTATGACGAAGGAAGAGGTACGCGCCGCAATCGGCTGGGTCGGCGTCATCATCCTGTCTCCAATCATCGGCGCGGTGCTTTACGCCATCGCCGGGATCAACCGCATCCGTCGCAAATCCTTGAGTCTGCGGCGCGATGCCTTGCTGCCGGCAGCCGACCTCGATGAGCTTGAAAGTTTCGATGCGGAGCCGGAGACGATCATCAGCAATTACGGGCGGCGCTTTGCAGCCTTGCAAACGCTTGGAGATCGCGTCGCCCGCTATCCGCTGACGACCGGCAATTCGATCGACATGCTGGAAACCGGCGATGATGCCTACACAGCCATGAAGGCCGCGATCGACGGGGCCGAGCGAAGCGTCCTGCTTGAGACATATATTTTCGATCGCGACACGATCGGCCTGCGCATCGCCGACGCGCTGATTGCGGCGGCAAAGCGCGGCGTCGAGGTGCGCGTGCTAATCGATGCCGTCGGGGCCCGATACTCGGTGCCCAGTATCCTTGGCTATCTCGCCGACGGCGGGTTGACGGTTTCAGTCTTCAACGGCAATGTCATCATGGGCCTGCGGCTCCCCTATGCAAATCTGCGCACGCACCGGAAAATCATCGTCGTCGACGGGCGTGTGGCACTGACGGGCGGCATGAACATACGCCAGGGCTTCAGCCAGGCGATGACGGGCGATGATTTTGCGCGCGATACCCATTTCTCGGTCACCGGTTCTGTTGTTGCCGATCTCTTTGATGTCGCAGCCGAGGACTGGCGCTTCACGACAGGCGAGGTTCTGAACGCAGAGGCGTGGCGTATCGAAGCGCCTGAACGCCAGCCCGGCGATCCTGTCATCATGCGCGTCGTCGCGTCCGGACCGGACCGCAGCGTCGAGACCAATCACAAGATGCTGATGGGCGCCTTTTCCGTTGCGCGGCAATCGATCCGCATCATGTCACCCTATTTCCTGCCGGATCGTGAGCTGATCAGCGCGCTGACGACAGCCGCACGGCGTGGCGTCGAGGTCGATATCATCGTCCCGGCAGTCAACAACCTTGTCCTCGTCGACCGGGCGATGACGGCGCAGTTCGACCAAATCCTCAAGAATTACTGCCGCATCTGGCGTTCGACCGGGAGCTTCAGCCACTCGAAACTGCTGACGGTCGATGGCGTCTGGACCTATGTCGGTTCGTCCAATCTTGATCCGCGTTCGCTCAGGCTGAATTTCGAGGTGGATCTTGAAGTGCTAAACGAGGGATTTGCGGCGGAGATCGACGAGCATATCGATCAGATGCTGAAATCTGCAGCCCCGGTGACGCTGGAGAGCCTGCGGTCGCGGCCTTTCCTGGTGCGGCTTGTTGAAAAGATCCTGTGGCTGGGTTCGCCTTATCTTTGA